The Pyrococcus kukulkanii genome contains a region encoding:
- a CDS encoding ABC transporter permease, translating into MIGDILNILSNTLFSMVPLTLAAVGEIITEKAGVVNIGLEGIFILSAFTSTVVTFYTGNPYLGLLLGLLVGALAGVLHGVISVYLKGDQIIAGVGFNSFAYGISLLSLVAIWHSHGSSPRVNKIVTLSFGDFSFSPLAVVAILVGILAWWWLEKTPSGLKLRACGEDPKAAEAMGVNVYRTRFYATVIGGALTGLGGAYLVVGWIGQFTKFISAGRGFIALANVAFSNWNPLMAIVGGLIFGFFDALSIYIPIKIQGMTGRVITAESNLFRTIPYVATLVIVAIIMKKVKTPRALGKPYIKE; encoded by the coding sequence ATGATCGGTGACATCCTTAACATTCTATCAAACACGCTCTTTTCAATGGTTCCCCTAACTTTGGCTGCGGTGGGTGAAATAATAACCGAAAAGGCAGGAGTCGTTAACATTGGGCTTGAGGGTATATTCATACTTTCCGCGTTCACATCCACGGTTGTCACGTTTTATACAGGAAATCCTTACCTTGGCCTGCTCCTTGGTTTATTGGTTGGAGCCTTGGCTGGCGTGTTGCATGGGGTGATAAGTGTTTACCTTAAAGGTGACCAGATAATCGCTGGCGTTGGTTTCAATTCCTTCGCCTATGGAATTAGTCTCCTATCATTGGTTGCAATATGGCACAGCCATGGTTCATCTCCAAGGGTTAATAAAATAGTAACGCTGTCATTTGGCGACTTTTCATTTTCCCCCCTTGCCGTTGTGGCGATATTGGTAGGAATCCTAGCATGGTGGTGGCTTGAAAAAACGCCTAGCGGTTTGAAACTTAGAGCTTGTGGGGAAGACCCCAAGGCCGCAGAGGCGATGGGAGTGAACGTTTACAGGACAAGGTTTTACGCCACGGTAATTGGAGGGGCACTTACGGGACTGGGTGGGGCATACTTAGTGGTTGGCTGGATCGGACAGTTCACTAAGTTTATTTCTGCTGGAAGGGGCTTTATAGCCTTAGCGAACGTTGCATTTAGTAACTGGAATCCATTAATGGCAATAGTTGGTGGTTTGATCTTTGGCTTCTTCGATGCTCTATCGATATACATCCCAATAAAGATCCAGGGGATGACTGGAAGGGTAATAACGGCAGAATCAAACCTCTTCAGAACGATTCCCTATGTGGCCACGTTAGTGATAGTAGCTATAATAATGAAGAAAGTTAAGACCCCAAGAGCCCTTGGAAAACCGTACATCAAGGAGTAA
- a CDS encoding DUF257 family protein, whose protein sequence is MEIEEYVRLAKPGEIVLVEYSSLSPYPEIFYKIGEERWERLVVTDFLDSGLHVIRWLKFSGKEIPTEKIKRIKVGGSSRWGKIILDMDPYKDPVVLMINFFKALVSTYKEVPGAIAVTLNHEKLLARYDYDPYLLNEVLAVPTTLIGNPLRTAFVFMNYELTEKRYLALFEEIATRVLRVQDDGTVKVLKSINLEEEGLEMKVVK, encoded by the coding sequence ATGGAGATTGAGGAGTACGTTAGATTAGCCAAACCTGGAGAGATAGTATTAGTGGAGTACTCCTCACTATCCCCCTACCCAGAGATATTCTATAAAATCGGCGAAGAGAGATGGGAAAGACTTGTGGTAACTGACTTTCTTGACTCTGGACTTCACGTGATTAGATGGCTGAAATTCTCAGGTAAAGAAATCCCCACGGAGAAGATAAAGAGAATTAAAGTTGGTGGTTCCTCTAGGTGGGGCAAAATAATACTCGACATGGATCCGTACAAGGATCCAGTAGTTTTAATGATAAACTTCTTCAAGGCACTTGTATCAACTTACAAAGAAGTCCCAGGAGCGATAGCAGTTACATTAAACCACGAAAAGCTCCTCGCAAGGTACGATTATGATCCCTACCTCCTCAACGAAGTTCTCGCAGTACCAACAACGCTCATAGGCAATCCTCTAAGGACTGCATTCGTTTTCATGAATTATGAACTAACTGAGAAAAGGTACCTTGCACTCTTTGAGGAGATAGCTACAAGGGTCTTAAGAGTACAAGACGATGGGACTGTCAAAGTCCTTAAATCGATAAACCTTGAAGAGGAAGGCCTCGAAATGAAGGTGGTAAAATGA
- a CDS encoding MDR/zinc-dependent alcohol dehydrogenase-like family protein: MKALVLHKPGEIKLEEVADPAPDKGWVRIKVKRVGICGTDKAFYKGTYVPPKLPLIPGHEIAGIVDEAPGMEHLEGMKVTTEINVNCEKCWYCKHGMPTHCPYRETIGISIDGGMAEYVLTKPHLLHSIEGLSWGEGAFVEPLAAVVEMLEMQPLKPSDRVAILGIGTIGLLSAQLIRLITPNVVAIAREDSPKRKIAEKFVDVITVKEAREYAKSKTPEGQGFDYVVEATGSPNALNLALELVRPRGVIAAKSTHGAQVSFDYTLMVVKEVRIIGSRCGPFEKAIDLIRSGMIKVKPLITSTFKLDDGVEAFKKSFNRKEIKVQLTP, from the coding sequence ATGAAAGCTCTCGTTCTCCATAAACCGGGGGAGATAAAGCTTGAAGAGGTTGCGGATCCAGCTCCCGATAAAGGGTGGGTTAGGATTAAGGTGAAAAGAGTAGGAATCTGCGGAACAGACAAGGCTTTCTACAAGGGAACGTACGTTCCACCAAAGTTACCCCTTATCCCTGGACATGAGATCGCCGGAATAGTTGACGAGGCTCCAGGAATGGAGCACCTCGAAGGAATGAAAGTCACAACTGAAATAAACGTCAACTGCGAGAAGTGCTGGTACTGCAAACACGGAATGCCTACACACTGCCCGTACAGGGAAACAATAGGGATCAGCATTGATGGGGGAATGGCAGAGTACGTTCTGACTAAACCTCACCTCCTTCACAGCATAGAAGGTTTATCCTGGGGAGAGGGGGCTTTTGTTGAGCCTTTGGCCGCGGTTGTTGAGATGCTTGAAATGCAACCGCTAAAACCCTCGGATAGGGTTGCCATCCTGGGAATAGGAACCATAGGTCTTCTCTCTGCCCAACTTATCAGGCTGATAACTCCTAACGTCGTTGCAATAGCAAGGGAAGATTCCCCGAAGAGGAAGATAGCGGAGAAGTTCGTTGACGTCATTACGGTTAAGGAGGCAAGAGAATACGCGAAGAGCAAAACACCAGAAGGACAGGGGTTTGACTACGTGGTGGAGGCCACAGGAAGCCCTAATGCCCTTAACTTGGCCTTGGAGCTTGTGAGGCCAAGGGGAGTTATCGCAGCTAAGTCCACTCATGGAGCTCAGGTAAGCTTCGACTACACCCTCATGGTTGTTAAAGAGGTTAGGATAATAGGGAGCAGGTGTGGACCATTTGAGAAGGCAATTGACCTTATAAGATCAGGCATGATTAAGGTCAAACCTCTGATTACCTCAACTTTCAAGCTTGATGATGGTGTTGAGGCGTTTAAAAAGAGTTTTAATAGGAAAGAAATAAAAGTTCAGCTTACTCCTTGA
- a CDS encoding protein-tyrosine phosphatase family protein, whose amino-acid sequence MQVRFIDDNVAFGRMPYPDEIDELKEKFDAFVVLVEDFELAYDLEMLRDRDVLHSPIPDFTAPSLDQLLEILRWIEEKEREGKKVFIHCYGGSGRSGTVAVAWLMYRYGLSLRESLRKVRLLKPSAVETEDQLEVLKELERWIKCNQG is encoded by the coding sequence ATGCAGGTGAGGTTTATTGATGACAACGTGGCATTTGGAAGGATGCCCTATCCAGATGAAATAGACGAACTGAAGGAGAAGTTTGATGCTTTCGTAGTTTTAGTTGAGGACTTTGAGTTAGCTTATGATCTCGAGATGCTTAGGGATAGGGATGTTTTGCACTCTCCCATTCCTGACTTTACGGCACCATCATTAGACCAGCTTCTCGAAATTCTAAGGTGGATAGAGGAGAAGGAGAGGGAAGGGAAGAAGGTGTTCATTCACTGCTACGGAGGAAGCGGAAGGAGTGGAACTGTAGCTGTGGCTTGGTTGATGTATAGGTATGGATTAAGCCTTAGAGAATCTCTTAGGAAGGTCAGATTGCTTAAACCGAGTGCCGTTGAGACCGAAGATCAGCTTGAAGTGCTTAAGGAGTTGGAAAGGTGGATAAAATGCAACCAAGGATAA
- a CDS encoding ABC transporter permease, which yields MSRHEVIIEVSISLLIAFATGALVLTILGFNPGEVYSVLFKYGYSNLNYLLSKSAPYIMTGLAFSIPAIAGVFNIGGESQLYVGAFLGLLTAYYTGNPILALIVGALAGGALALFIALLRVYRGINEVITAIMVNWIFYYLLAYLIAGKFYNPQYSHESVPVPPSARVPSLAIFVIAVAVALAYYYLLYFTDLGYKLRVSGISPASARYAGFEPAKSVLTSMLLAGIAAGLGGALLVLGITYSIDDTLTAIYGIGFMGIGIGLLGRNHPIGIIFSSIFMSGLVIGGQWVELKTGAPPELADTLIGVIVIALAVPYAYSMLVRKIRGEAK from the coding sequence ATGTCAAGGCATGAGGTAATCATTGAGGTTTCAATTTCGCTCCTAATCGCGTTTGCCACTGGTGCATTAGTTTTGACAATCTTGGGCTTTAACCCTGGTGAAGTGTATTCAGTCTTGTTCAAGTATGGATATAGCAACTTGAACTACCTATTGAGCAAGAGTGCTCCCTATATAATGACTGGTTTAGCCTTTTCAATTCCAGCCATTGCAGGGGTTTTCAACATAGGTGGAGAAAGTCAGCTGTACGTTGGGGCTTTCCTGGGACTACTAACCGCATACTATACTGGGAATCCTATATTGGCCCTGATAGTTGGAGCATTAGCTGGGGGGGCATTAGCCCTTTTTATAGCTTTATTAAGGGTTTATAGGGGGATAAATGAGGTAATAACGGCGATAATGGTTAACTGGATATTCTATTACCTCCTCGCATATCTGATAGCTGGTAAGTTCTACAACCCCCAGTACTCTCATGAGTCCGTTCCCGTCCCTCCAAGCGCAAGGGTACCATCGCTTGCGATCTTCGTCATAGCAGTTGCCGTAGCGCTGGCTTATTACTATCTGCTGTACTTCACTGACCTTGGTTATAAACTGAGGGTCTCCGGAATATCCCCCGCATCGGCAAGATACGCTGGCTTTGAGCCTGCAAAGTCGGTTCTAACGTCGATGTTACTCGCGGGAATCGCTGCGGGGCTTGGAGGTGCCCTTTTGGTTCTTGGCATAACGTACAGCATAGATGATACCTTAACCGCTATTTACGGAATAGGTTTCATGGGAATTGGGATAGGTCTCCTAGGGAGGAATCATCCAATTGGGATAATATTCTCCTCAATATTCATGTCCGGCCTCGTGATAGGAGGACAGTGGGTGGAACTTAAGACGGGAGCCCCTCCAGAACTTGCCGATACGTTAATAGGTGTCATAGTTATCGCATTGGCCGTTCCTTATGCCTACTCTATGCTTGTGAGAAAGATTAGGGGGGAAGCAAAATGA
- a CDS encoding aspartate/glutamate racemase family protein — protein MRKIGIIGGTTPESTCYYYRKYIEISREKFEKYVYPELIIYSINFKEFFQNPEGWEGRKRILINAAKALERAGAELIAFSANTPHIVFDDVQKEVNVPMVSIIDAVAEEVKRRGVKKVLLLGTKTTMTADFYINALREKGLEVVVPNDEEKEELNRIIFEELAFENLKSKDWIVNLIEKYAKEEGIEGVILGCTELPLAIKQGDVSIEVFDSAEIHMRKLIELASQD, from the coding sequence ATGAGGAAGATAGGCATTATCGGCGGAACAACCCCCGAGTCAACCTGCTATTATTACAGGAAATACATTGAAATAAGCAGGGAGAAGTTCGAGAAGTACGTTTATCCTGAGCTGATAATCTACTCAATAAACTTCAAGGAGTTCTTCCAGAACCCTGAGGGCTGGGAGGGTAGGAAGAGAATTCTCATAAACGCGGCAAAGGCTCTTGAGAGGGCTGGAGCTGAGCTTATAGCTTTCTCCGCAAATACTCCCCACATAGTGTTCGATGATGTCCAGAAAGAAGTAAACGTTCCGATGGTGAGCATAATAGATGCGGTGGCTGAAGAAGTCAAAAGGAGGGGCGTGAAGAAGGTTCTTTTGCTTGGAACTAAGACTACGATGACGGCTGACTTCTACATAAACGCCCTGAGGGAGAAGGGCCTCGAAGTCGTTGTCCCAAACGACGAGGAGAAGGAAGAGCTGAACAGGATAATCTTTGAAGAGCTGGCCTTTGAGAACCTCAAGAGCAAAGACTGGATAGTTAACCTCATCGAGAAGTACGCTAAGGAGGAAGGCATCGAGGGAGTAATCCTGGGGTGTACCGAGCTACCGCTGGCAATAAAGCAGGGTGATGTAAGCATTGAGGTCTTCGATTCTGCCGAGATCCACATGAGGAAGCTTATCGAGCTGGCCTCCCAGGATTGA
- a CDS encoding BMP family lipoprotein, with the protein MKKVALLVIGLFLVAMVSGCIGGGTTTTGGPTTTEEGTSTQVQEQTQTQEQTQTQQAKKVKVAILFDVGGRGDLSFNDMAYLGAERAKNELGVEIEYMTPKSVNDMVPLLEQLAQSKEYDLIVLIGFLWTDPLNKVADKYPEQKFALIDSTTGKVRPNEVDLLFREQEVAALMGVIASGMAYELGGDTIGAVAGMDIPPLWKFHIGYLFGAKYFEKKTGKPVKLLWQYTGTFTDTQVGYNTAMQLLQQGAKVLYGLAGLTHVGMFNAIIDWNEQGKGKALAMGQDASQEWYAPKYIPISGAKRVDVAVYDAIKMVVDGTWKGGIITLGLKENGVGYWDLDGVRQFAEFAAEAGKLKGMTPDDVVKIVKEERDRYIKPYVWDIVNELAEKIKSGEIVFKTPKTHEEYEQIIKELQKGNLNAALEKGSVE; encoded by the coding sequence ATGAAGAAAGTGGCCCTATTAGTTATTGGCCTCTTCCTAGTTGCAATGGTTAGTGGATGTATTGGAGGTGGAACAACGACCACTGGAGGACCAACCACAACTGAAGAAGGCACATCAACTCAGGTTCAGGAGCAAACCCAAACTCAAGAACAGACTCAAACTCAACAGGCAAAAAAGGTAAAGGTAGCGATTCTCTTTGACGTTGGAGGTAGAGGTGACTTAAGCTTTAACGACATGGCTTATCTTGGAGCTGAAAGGGCAAAGAATGAGCTTGGTGTTGAGATAGAATATATGACTCCAAAGAGCGTTAATGACATGGTTCCCCTCCTTGAGCAACTTGCCCAGAGTAAGGAGTATGACCTAATAGTTCTCATCGGATTCCTTTGGACTGATCCCTTGAATAAAGTGGCTGATAAGTACCCAGAGCAGAAGTTTGCCCTTATAGACTCAACAACTGGAAAGGTCAGGCCAAATGAAGTAGACTTGCTCTTTAGAGAGCAAGAAGTTGCTGCTTTGATGGGCGTAATAGCCTCGGGAATGGCATATGAGCTTGGTGGTGACACTATCGGTGCAGTTGCTGGAATGGACATTCCTCCACTTTGGAAGTTCCACATCGGTTACCTCTTCGGTGCAAAGTACTTTGAGAAGAAGACTGGAAAGCCAGTAAAACTACTATGGCAGTATACTGGAACGTTCACTGACACTCAAGTCGGATATAATACTGCAATGCAACTCCTTCAGCAGGGTGCAAAGGTTCTCTATGGATTGGCTGGTTTAACTCACGTTGGAATGTTTAACGCCATAATTGACTGGAACGAGCAGGGCAAGGGTAAGGCCCTTGCGATGGGTCAGGATGCAAGTCAGGAATGGTACGCACCAAAGTACATCCCGATAAGCGGTGCAAAGAGGGTTGATGTGGCAGTGTACGATGCCATAAAGATGGTCGTTGATGGAACTTGGAAGGGCGGAATAATAACCCTTGGGCTCAAGGAAAACGGCGTTGGTTACTGGGATCTCGATGGGGTTAGGCAGTTTGCGGAATTCGCAGCTGAGGCAGGGAAGCTTAAGGGAATGACTCCAGATGACGTTGTTAAGATCGTTAAGGAGGAAAGGGATAGGTACATCAAGCCTTACGTCTGGGATATTGTCAACGAGCTCGCTGAGAAGATAAAGAGCGGTGAAATAGTCTTTAAGACCCCCAAGACTCACGAGGAGTACGAGCAGATTATTAAGGAGCTCCAGAAGGGTAATTTAAATGCAGCCCTTGAGAAGGGTTCCGTTGAATGA
- a CDS encoding ABC transporter ATP-binding protein translates to MHAVEMRDIVKVYPDGVVALKGVNLLVEQGEIHGLLGENGAGKSTLMRILYGEIKPTRGTIRIFGEEVNFSGPWDAIRKGIAMVYQHFTLVPTFTVLENLYLAMLSLNPKVTIDEVEKMAKEKMKELNFEVPLNEVVEELPVGVQQRVEILKALLSNAKILILDEPTSVLTPIETEDLFRTLRKLKESGITVIFITHKLREVKEITDRVTVLRRGEVVGVAETAKVSERDLARMMVQRDVVMEITKKPPTPGEVLLKVEDLWVKDDRGLDAVKGVSLEVRAGEIVGIAGVQGNGQRELAEALAGIRVAEKGKITLLGEDITNLPADERYKLGLAYVPDSRKVGLVYDMNIVENVVLTNLDRVTSTRRILWRKASELAGRIVKEFEVLVPSLNTPVKHLSGGNQQKIMVGREIIREPKVFIVSEPTQGLDVGATEFIRKTILKLRDEGKAILLISTDLDEILQLSDKIAVIYEGRIMAFDKSEEFTLEKLGLLMGGVNVKA, encoded by the coding sequence ATGCATGCCGTTGAGATGCGAGATATCGTTAAGGTTTATCCCGATGGTGTCGTTGCCTTAAAGGGTGTTAACTTGCTCGTAGAGCAGGGAGAGATCCACGGTCTCCTCGGGGAAAACGGAGCTGGCAAATCTACACTTATGAGGATACTCTACGGAGAGATAAAGCCAACTAGGGGCACAATAAGGATATTCGGGGAGGAAGTTAATTTCTCAGGCCCCTGGGATGCCATAAGGAAAGGTATAGCAATGGTTTACCAACATTTTACGCTCGTTCCAACGTTCACCGTTCTTGAGAACCTGTACCTTGCAATGCTCTCCCTAAATCCAAAGGTTACAATAGACGAAGTTGAAAAGATGGCAAAAGAAAAAATGAAGGAGTTAAACTTTGAAGTTCCCCTTAATGAAGTCGTTGAAGAACTTCCCGTTGGAGTTCAACAAAGGGTTGAGATACTAAAGGCCCTCCTTTCAAATGCTAAGATCTTGATCTTGGATGAGCCTACCTCCGTTTTGACGCCGATAGAGACCGAGGATCTCTTTAGGACACTAAGGAAGCTTAAGGAAAGCGGAATAACGGTGATTTTTATCACTCATAAACTCAGAGAAGTAAAGGAGATAACGGATAGAGTTACCGTGCTGAGGAGGGGAGAAGTCGTTGGTGTTGCCGAAACCGCGAAGGTTTCTGAGAGGGATCTCGCTAGAATGATGGTTCAGAGAGACGTTGTAATGGAGATAACTAAGAAGCCCCCAACCCCAGGAGAAGTCCTTCTCAAGGTTGAGGATCTTTGGGTGAAGGATGATAGGGGATTAGATGCCGTGAAGGGTGTTTCGTTAGAGGTCAGGGCTGGGGAGATAGTTGGAATAGCTGGGGTTCAAGGAAATGGCCAAAGGGAACTTGCCGAGGCATTGGCCGGAATAAGGGTTGCGGAAAAGGGTAAGATTACCCTTTTAGGTGAGGATATAACTAATCTTCCGGCCGATGAAAGGTATAAATTAGGCTTGGCTTACGTTCCAGATTCAAGGAAGGTTGGTCTCGTGTACGATATGAACATAGTTGAGAACGTCGTCCTAACGAACCTCGACAGGGTGACATCTACAAGGAGGATTCTCTGGAGAAAGGCCTCCGAATTAGCGGGACGGATAGTTAAGGAGTTCGAAGTGCTAGTTCCTTCCTTGAATACTCCGGTTAAGCATCTGAGCGGAGGTAATCAGCAGAAGATAATGGTTGGTAGGGAAATCATTAGAGAGCCTAAGGTCTTCATAGTCTCTGAACCCACCCAGGGACTTGACGTAGGGGCTACTGAGTTCATTAGGAAAACGATATTAAAGTTAAGGGATGAAGGCAAGGCCATTCTGCTTATCTCTACGGACCTTGACGAGATACTTCAATTGAGCGATAAGATAGCCGTTATCTACGAGGGTAGGATAATGGCTTTTGATAAGAGTGAAGAGTTCACGCTTGAAAAACTTGGGCTCCTAATGGGTGGTGTCAATGTCAAGGCATGA